The genomic DNA ATCCAATCTAACCAGCACCTCGCCGGGACACTCTATCGCTGACACGCAGAGCTCGCCATCGGCCTGAACAGCATGCAGGTCACCTAGGGCCAGTAGTGCTCCCTCACAGAAAACTGGAAGATATAGCCTGGCCCCTACCCCGAGTTCGCTCACATCCATGTTCCCTCCATGCCTTCCGGGATGGCCCGTTGGGATCTCATCACCCTCAGGAGCCACGCCTATCGTGCCTATCATTGGTCTCACGGCGATCTTGAGATCATCGAAATATACGAAACTGCGGTCTACCCTTGCAACCTTCGCCTTGGGTGAGAAGTTGAGATGGTACAGCCCTCCGTACCCCGGTATAACGGCTATCGCCCCTCTCTCCTGCAGCCTTATATCGAGTATATCCACCACAAGCGTATCCCCGGGCTCCGCTCCCCTGATGTAAACGGGCCCTGTGGCTCCGTCCACCCTGGACCAATCGAGTTTATCCGGAGGTGTATCCTCCCCCTTCACCTGCCCCCCGAAAGCATCCTCCGTTTCAAACAGGACATATTCACCTGGATTAACTGTCTCGACGGGCTTATGTTTTGGGCTGAAGGTGTATATCACGTTCTCCTTACCCACCCTTCTCATAAGGAACCCTCCGGCCTGGCGACTCCCGGGAAGAAAATAAAAAAGATTGCAGATTGAAGGGTCACCTCTCACACCGGCGGGAGTTGTGTGTACACCTTGGATACCTCGATTCCCTTCCTCCTCATTCTCAATATGCCGAGCAGGTATATCAGGATTCCCACCACTATGACCGTCAGCATCGCCGCCACGGAGATGTCATTCACCGCACCATAGTTCGGATCGGTTATCCAGTAATAGTTCGCAATAAGGTTCACTAAGAGGGACAGAATGCCCAGTATTGTTATTACTGGAACTCCGGATATCTTCCAATTCACTTCGGAACTCTCAAAGAGATCCTTCCTTCTGTAGGGGAAGAATATCGCTGCCAAGGACATTATGATCACTGAGAACGAGAGCGCCATTATACTCGAGATCACCTGAAGCTCTGGTACGAATACTATAGCGAATAAGAAGGCTTCTGCTATGACAAAAACCGTGAGAAGCGCGTATATCGGGGAATTGAATCTCTCGTTTACCTCAGCGAATTTCTCGGGGATCAGCCTATCGAAGGACCAAGCGAAGAGCAATCTGCTATCATTAAGTAGGTTCTGAGCCATGTACATCCAGCCCAAGAAGATGAACCCAAGATTCGCCCATAGGTTCAGTAATGGATTCTCTATTATCAGAAATGCCAGGGTATTGAAGTATGGTTGTATGGGTACCTTCAGGTTCTCCGGAGGATTGTAGAACAAATAGGAGAAGGCTGAGAGAAACTCAATACCCATAGCCTTTTGAAGGAGAAATGCTATTACGACCGTGAGTCCACCTATGAACGCTAATCCACCAATCTCCCCCAATATCTGAGCTCTCTTAACCTGGGCCACTTC from Candidatus Korarchaeota archaeon NZ13-K includes the following:
- a CDS encoding formamidase, translated to MRRVGKENVIYTFSPKHKPVETVNPGEYVLFETEDAFGGQVKGEDTPPDKLDWSRVDGATGPVYIRGAEPGDTLVVDILDIRLQERGAIAVIPGYGGLYHLNFSPKAKVARVDRSFVYFDDLKIAVRPMIGTIGVAPEGDEIPTGHPGRHGGNMDVSELGVGARLYLPVFCEGALLALGDLHAVQADGELCVSAIECPGEVLVRLDLIKGKRPNWPILETEDSFQVISAGKSLDEAMREAAEEAVRALMRARGISFEEAYMLGSLLVNLKINQVVDPLLGVRASVPKGLVSADDFLVKG